The following proteins are co-located in the Actinomycetes bacterium genome:
- the rplW gene encoding 50S ribosomal protein L23 yields MRINDPRDILIAPVVSEKSYELLDGNKYTFVVPRSANKTQIKIAVEEVFGVTVTKVNTMNRAGKRTRTRTGFGKRPDTKRAIVSVAPGDRIDIFGGPVS; encoded by the coding sequence ATGAGGATCAACGACCCCCGCGACATCCTGATCGCCCCGGTGGTGTCGGAGAAGAGTTACGAGTTGCTGGACGGCAACAAGTACACCTTCGTCGTGCCGCGCAGTGCGAATAAGACTCAGATCAAAATCGCTGTGGAGGAAGTCTTCGGCGTGACGGTCACCAAGGTCAACACTATGAATCGCGCCGGCAAGCGCACCCGGACCCGCACTGGGTTCGGCAAGCGCCCCGACACCAAGCGGGCCATCGTTTCGGTGGCACCGGGCGACCGCATCGACATCTTCGGAGGACCGGTCAGTTGA